The genomic stretch ATCTGcaattattattgtattttcaAGTATGAGCTAACTGGTTGGTTGTGCCACCTTTATATCAGGAGCTTTCTAATAATGCTGTATGCtctcataaaaaacaaaatgtgaataaaGCAAAATGAAATGATGGTGTCCTAAACTGCATCCCTatgaagaccccccccccaaaatgtgTCAGAAATGTCTTCGATATTTTTGATACATCTTTCAAGCCCAGGAGTCCAGGAAGTGTTGCTGAATAACGGCTTCCGTGCTCTatgctgtgaaaataaataagctaCTTACCATAAAACATTGCAACCCCAGCTTCATTTACCAATCTATATTTGAACTGCTTTAACTTCCACACAGTGAGAATGGTTACGAGTGCCAAGGTAATCGCAGCGAGCACCAATAACGCTGCATTGTCTTGCTTTTGTTGCAGAGTGCCCGACATCATTAAAACCTGGGTCAAACTTTTCGGAAACAACTGTGCTACTTTTGGCTCAGGCGCAGCAACATCCGCATCAGCAGCGCCCGAGAGCCCGCGCTGCCTTCATGGATACTCGGAAATCGCAGGTCTCGTGCACAGGTGAGGAGGAAAAGCACtgtcattttattgttattttaacgTTCTTatggaaaacactgaaaatctaGGGTAATAAAGATGTGTTGGTgtccttttgttttataaatcaCGAAATATAAAGCTGCTTTTCTGCGGCATTCTTTCTCGCTAATGCAAGACAAATATAGGCCAATGAGGCACGctgcaaataaaatcaaagaacaGTGTAACGCCCTCAAAAACTAAACACGGAGAGAAATTAGAGGCTGTTTGGCGTGAGAAAAGTGAATATGAATCACAGTTACTCATCGGTTCTGCTGACGTTATGTTTTTGCAAACCAATAAAATATTTACGGTGTTTTTTTAAGCCTCAGAAAACAGCACACGTTGCGTGTCATCCTCTCATTTTCCAGCAGATGGCggaaaatacaaacacatgaaAGCGTGGCTCCTCCGAGCCTGTGGCGGGTCGGGACGTTGGTTCTTACTGCTCACTGTCGCTTATCAATAATTCATATTCaattaactaattaattaattgatgatTGTTTTTGTCTGTAGTGACCGCAGCTGAGCAGGGCATCTTTTGGAGATGCAGTATTACCTATACAATAAAGAGTctttaaatactttttattttttcgtTTGTGGCCTGACAAATTTAAAGCTGTGTGTCAGTCAAGCTTTGCATAACCTTCCTTTATATTTACTGTCCTGCTGACATATCTCCAGCATTTTACTGTTTTGGTCACATTAAATTGAACTGTTCAACAATCTAAAATACACATTAATTTCAGCTAATGTTACCAATTCGTTTAAAAGCCTTTTAAAGCTTTTTGGGGGGCTAATTGAGGCACtatgaaaaaacagaaatttggTCAAAGTTTGCACTGGGGCCGGCGTTCCAGACAAGACAATATTAGAATAATCGCTTAGCAACCATGCCCGTAAACAGAGAACGGATGTCGTAAAGAGTAAAGAGGCTGGTGTTGAAAAGAGTCGAAACAGAACCCATTGTGGTGTTGGAGAGGAGTGAGCAGCTGCCTGAGAGAACAAGAAAAGAAGCAATACCGTGACCGCGGAGGGACTCACAACACGCGGACAGATATGGACGTTAATTCACGGCACGGACGCTGTTATCCTTTGTGAAAAGGACCCCGTCGTCCAGTCGGAAACGTCCGGTATATGAAGAGTTAAGACTCGACAGCTCAACTGTTTATTTCAGCGGCTAGCAGGCTAGCTGGCTAGATACCTAAGAGCTAGAAATGGGAAGCCCGTTTGAGTCTGCTTGATAGAGAGAGATCTTCGTCGAGCTTTGAAGAAGCAGCTTTCGGCTGAGATATTATCGGCAGTGCTTTAAAGTCCCCTTCGCCCGCCTCGTAAGTAGCCGCAACTTTGAAGAATGATATCAGCTGAGCGCTAACCATTTCACTACTACAAAGCCGGAGAGGGAAAAGTCACAGGTTTGTTTCGTAGTTGTTTCTTCTCTTTGCAGTCTGTGCCGCCTTTgaactcatttcttttttaaaaatagagggGGAGCGCTGGTAAATTGTGCATTACAGAAGTCGCTTACATGCCCGTTTGTAAGCAGTTCAATAAAGCAGAAAACTCCggtattttcttttgctttttcttttttctgtttttaatcaccGAGAGCGTGCTTAACAGTCCGAGTGTCAGTGTTGCTACGATGagatttataaaaagaaaaggagacgcattttatttatttttatttttttaaacgaGCTCTCATCAGATGCCCACATCCCCTGTGCGGTGACAGGAAGCATATTATTACCACTATTAGTGTTTGTGGTGGTGTCGTTTTTGTTTTAGCGGAACTGTTTTTTTGGAGTCTCAGCATAAGTGATTAATGCGTTTCCCTTTTAATTATTAGTTTGCCTTgcactagaaagagagcaaggCTCCTATACACAACTTAATGTAGAATCACaggggctaaaaaaaaaagcataagaGACGGAACTCAAAACAGAGTGATCCTGGATATACTGTAGCGTGAAGAAAATGTGCTGCCCCCTAAACGCTATTTGTATGCAGATCATACTAAAGCAACAACGCGGGTGTCCAGGAGGTATCATATTTGCCGGAGGCGCTATTAacattttagtatttatttaacaaaacattGCTTCCCCCCTTAATTTCCCACTGTAGTTTTAGGCTATTTAAAACAGGTATTCTCAACAGGTTTCTAGTTGGCCAACTTGTTTGCTTTGGATTTGCCTTCCTTTTGGCAAATACACAACAAGTTGAactatttttttctccctccacCAAACCTAAAAacacttaaattaaaaaaaaaatgcttatttcGGTGtggagggttaaaaaaaaaaagaagaagctaaaTAGACCTGACCATGATTTCTGTGGCATAGGAATAATTGCACTTTCTTGAAAACTGCTGCCCTTGATTTCTtcaaaggaaaaacagattAACGCAAGAGTTTCAGTGTTTGGTCCACACAAAGCTCATAATAAGTCCTGAGGAATTTCTCTTTACAGTGTAATGAATAGAATGGGCTGCTTAGAATTAATTTCTCCATATCAGGAGATTAATTGTGGAGCCTTTCTGGTAGGTTGGTTGACAAGGGAACTGTGAAAATAGCCCAATACATTAAGGCATTCTGCTGGTGGttgatttgaatgtttttgagTGCTCGGCAGGGGGAACGTCTTGTAATTGCAGCCTAAAAGCTCCCAGAGCAGcagtatatttttgtttttgacctCCAAACTCACCAAATCAGTCTCAGATACAGCAACTTATACAGCACATGGAAAAACGGAAGAAGTGGAAGAATGAATGTCTTTCAggtaattaatttaatttcctCCCTGACCAACTGCATTTCCCATTTGTTTAAACTGCAGCTCGTTTTGACAGCTCGTTTTAATCATTTCACTCGGCTGACATGTTTGCTTTGCACCAGTGTTAACATGGGATTCAAATTCATGTCGACTTTTCAGACTTTTACAGAGAGATGCTGGGTTGTGAAAGCGTGCAGCTGTttaaagtaaacagaaaaaGACAACTTGTTTGCAGTTGGAGAATCCAGAGTAGGTCTTCGCAATGTGTTCTTAACAGCTGCGTCATTTTGGCGCAAAGCAGATACTATTGATATTCTCATTAAAACCCTCTTGTGTTTGGTTTGGGCCAGAGATGAATGGACTAATGTTCATTGTGGGGATGCTGCTAATTGGTACTTATAATCTGAGGACTCAATTTTCCATTAGGTGTGTGAATGGTACTGTCATTTGTATCTATCCATCACTGTCTATGTGTTTGCTGTACAGAGGCAATCCGGCTGCGGCTGAATGTTTTTGTGATCAAACATTATTGACTCCCACGGTCGATAATCCTGGCAACAGTAGTTCCTCTCTCCAGCTAGAACCACACATTGCAAAGCAAGCGGGGGTAGCGGCGGCAGTGGTGTTGAGGGGCAGAGGCGGCTTTCTTCTCGAGCTTCGAGTAGGGCTGCCGGCGGTTCTGCAGGTAGATGCGCtgacgtgtgtttgtgtgtccgtTCAGAGATGGAGAAGTGCTGCTCTGTATTCAAGTGATCAATTTCCAGTCATTTCAATCACAAGAGCAATAACTCAAAGCTTCTCTCATCTTGCTGGCCATTAGTTATACATTGGttatatctcttttttttttttttttttttgtctctatttTACTGATATCTTCACTGTATTTCAGTCCTTTTTCCCCCACTGTGCGCTCTCCTTTGCATTTTCATTGGAATTAATCAAGCATGTTCTTGTGTGGCTTGACTTCATTATATCATAATGAAGTTTAGCCTCAGGTGCAGTGAAAGAAATGGGTTACCCTGAGAGTAGCCTTGCCCTTGCACACCATTATCAGAAACTGGTTCTTACACAATGAGCTGCAGAAAAGATTATTCAAGAAAGAAATTTCCTTTCCAATCCCCTCCTCCTAATCAtagtttttctgttaaaatcTAAGTTTAATAAAAGTTGAAATATTAGGATATTACCATGtcatcttcctctgtctcaaCCTTTGTCATTCTGTTTTAAGCCAACATGGGGCCTATTGCTTCATCTTGTGCCTTTTCAGTCCCAGTAATGAGCCATTTTGCGGCTCTTAACATCTGCCAAACTTGGAACATTTTGAATGCGAGACTCATCTTCCATGCATGAGGAGTCAGGCATCCTTTGATTTGCCCTCTTTTCTTTGCTTCTCTTTCGAAGCGCTCACCGCTGTACTTTGTAGACTGAGTGCGCTGAAAAACTTTCTTAGCCCACTTTTGGCAGTGGCCCTGTATGATGAGAAGTAATTTGGTGCTTATTCtaaacagggttttttttttcccctcctcttgGTATTCTGCTTCCCTCCGTCTTTGAAGAGGCACTGTGATAGTGGTATggaagggtgggggggggctaaTTTGAAACACAAGTTTTCTGTGGGCACGATGAGGTTTGCCCCAAAGAAAACACTGCTTTAAATTTCAATGCCcttcaataaaaacatctggctttaatttaaagctttaaGTGAACTTTACCCTCGTCGAGAACCTGAGTAGGCAACCTTGTCACAGAGCCCTATGCAGTCTGCCTTTCTATCTCCACATCCTCTTAAATAACTCCCATCATACAGCAATAGACAGTGAgagagttaaataaatggtttTGCAGGTGTAAAATTCACGAGGAAGCGGTCTAGTGGGGTAATTACCAGGGAAATAGATCCCCGTCTTAAATTACCATGTCATTCTCCCAATAAAGCTGAATGTTTTCATCTTATTCCTGTGCATgtaacaccagcagcagcaggttatAAAAACTTGAATCCAGTAGCATTTTAAATTGTACACTGTCTCGCTCCATGCCAAACATGATGCACTTATAAAGCCGTAGATGGCAGATTTGTGCATTTCATTGACAATAATTTAATCGTTAAAGTTGTCTTTcattaagaggaagaaaattatTCTTTCACTTAGTACCATTACTAACATAATGCAGGTAATGCTCCATAGATAATTGTGgactgaaactttttttttttttcttctggcaaGGAAGACAAAGCTATGTATCCTCCTTGTGCTGGCTGCCAACTTGTGCTTCTCATTACTTCGCCATGTCCAGGGCTTGTTCAGGGCTTGTTCAGGCTTGCCCTGgctctctgtttctttctctcacGGATGAAGAGGTGAAACACTTCTTGGCCTTGCTGAGGTTATGGTTcgtcctctctgagcccttagCTCATCCTAGATAAATCTCGTATCTGCTCCCAAGATCTTGCAGTCACGTCGGTGTCATGGCTGCCTGTGTCAGATGCTAAATGACACTTGAATCGCGATTTTTATAAGAACGGGAAATTCAGTTTTCCCCTCAAGCAATAAGCTTTCTCACTCCCTGTTGTAAAAGGCACAGACACGCATCCTTTTGAATCCCTTTGTCAAAGAGAGCCCAGTGTGGGCATACAtaatttcttcctttctttctttttttgttttcttcattcaGCATGCTGATTTCAAATGCTGTCTAAAACAAAACTGTGGGAAAAAAtgtttgtctgcttttttttttgcttccaagTTGTCTTGAGTTAATGTGAGCATCAATAGAATGAGTAATATATTCACAAAGTGCTCTCTAGAAGATTTCAGCCAAATATTACCATCATTAAGGATACACCATTTGAGGCCAATAGTAAttctaatggttaaaataacAATTTAGCCAAAGGCCACTCCAAATAGagaagttttgtgtgtgtgtgtgtgtctgtctctgtggcTATATATCCTCTCTTTTGTGCCAGACAAAAACAGTCTTTCTGCATTTCGTCACACTATCTTTAAATTGGTCCAAATTCAATAATACAAGttaatgaaaagctgaaaaagaCAGACACTGAAAGTGGCCAGTACCAATTATTGGCTGATAAATCAGTGCATCTCAAACTGTCACTGTAATATATtgtaacaaattaataaaaagaaaatgctgtcaTATGTGCTTCAAAATAATTGGATTTTAAACCTGATATAAAGTTTTTACCTATGTAGAAAATGCAGCTGTAACATCTCTCAGTAACTCATTATCGCACTCTTTATTTATGTCAGAACAAAATCACATGCTTACTGCTGTGTTGAGTCACATTGCTTGGGTTGTGGCAAGAATAGAAAAATCctgaaataataattttctttgcctttaaaaacatgcagtgcAGCACTCTGTAGTTCCCTATTTGGATATGGTCTATTTTTACATTAGGCAACTTGGCCTGATCAGGTCAAGGTATTTCCAGACAGAGGTGCAGGGTAAAAGCTAGTCCATTCGGCTCTTATCTGACATGCCGCAGGCCCACGTCTCTCACAACTCGGCTGCCTTTAGCCCTCATGTCCTGCCAGATCTCAACCACTTCGATCTGAAAGCAAGGGAACCCATCGACACGCAAACTAATCACACTACTGTGCCTGCTCGTTAGCCATGCCCTCTCAAGTCAGCTGTCCTAATAGGCATGTCCTAATGAGCTCTAATTGGGGATGGCTAATTTGCATGGTCTGACTCATTGTATTTCTTAAAGCGACTTAAAATACTTATTGCCTAAAAGCTGATTGGGGGGGTCTAACATGGTTTCACTGTGGGCAGACTTTAGTGGGGCTTTTTCTAAGTGCTTTGTTCTCTTACTGTTATCccagatttttatttctttctttcatagATAGTTCTTACCATCCTCCTCCTTGGCTGACATTGGCAATCTCAGTAGAAGTATTCAcagattctattttttttttccctcctcgaCCACAAACGTTATTTTAGTGACACCAGCCATTTTCAAAGAAACAACATCAAAGCGTGATTAAAATGAAGCAGGGCAGCGCTGATCAAAGGTTAAACTTTGCACAGTGTGACTCTCTTCACAATGCAAACTGCGATTCCTCCATTTGAAGCAAGAGAAACAAAATCAAGATTCCTGAGCTCGGTGTAACTGAGGTATTCAGATGGCAAGTTATTCTGCGGTGCGTCTTAGAAAAAGTGATGGATACttttatagctgcagagggagGCCCACTGAGAGACTCTTCCTCTGAATGCaggacaccttttttttttatactagcAGAGGATGTTGTACATTTCCTCTTAATTTGAtcactgacattttattttctctacttatttatttttcttatactTAGGAAGTATACAAGAAATGATTTCCCGAAGAGAAAGCACTCAAACAGGCACAGGCAGGTTTATTGCATTGGCTGTGGGCCATCTCATTTCTGCTCAAAAAGTAATGAAATCTCTCAAATGACCCAAGCaattcaaatttgtgcaactatTTCATATTCCACAGaagctgcttttttgttttacaagGGGGGTATCACATGCAGGGATTTAGGGTGAGAAGGAAATTAAATGAACCTTTTTCCATTGTTACTTTAGGCAAAAAGGTGAATTTTTGATATTATAAGGTGTAACTGAGGTAATAATTtctcccctctctttctctgcttggTTTCAGGACTGCTGGCCCAAGTTTGCGCACAAACCGAAGAGACAACATGATGCACTGGCCACTGCCAAAGTCTGGCACAGTGCAGCTGTGCCAACCTAGCCTCTGTCTGCCGCTTTAGACATTTCCCCTTTTACACCATGACGGAGAGGCATTGAGGTTAGCTCCCTGACGATCATCTCAAtacctctcctcctcccctgtCCCTCCACACCCCACTCCTGACCCATCCACATCATGCTGCGCTTCCTGCCTCTCAAACTTGGCCGCCTGTACCGCTGTCTAAAGCTCCTATTGGTGGTGGGATTGTTTGTCATCTTGTTGATGAACACCCACAACCTGTTCGCCTCCTTCCAGAAGAATGAGCTCACGGACAGACGATTCATCAACCTCAACAAGTGTCCCGCCTGCTTTGGCACCAGCTGGTGCCGCAAGTTCATGAACGGCCAGGTTTCCTTTGAGACCTGGGGTCGCCTGCGGTTTCTAGACGTTTTCAATGTCAAGAATGTTTACTTCGCACAGTACGGTGAGCCCAGGGAGGGCACTCGTCGTGTTGTGCTCAAACGGCTCGGTTCGAACCAGGAGCTGGCCGAGATAGACCAGAAAATCTGTAAGAGGGCAACAGGCAGGCCACGATGTGACCTCATCCAGGCAATGTACAAGACTGAATTTGCCAGGATCAACGGGGATGTTCGACTGCTCACTCCAGATGTGGTGGAGGGCTGGTCAGACTTGGTGCACTGCCCCTCTCAGAGGCTGCTGGACCGTGTAGTCCGCAGGTACGCTGAAACCAAGGACTCTGgcagcttcctgctaaaaaaccTCAAGGACACAGAAAGAATGCAGCTTCTCATGACCTTGGCGTTTAACCCCGAGCCACTCGTATTACAGGTACTGTCTGCATTTGAACTCCTGAAAATTTTTGTGTTTACAGCCTTTAAAGCAGTCTGATTATGTGACACTGTCTGAGACCtaatagggttttttttttttttttttttttttttttttttttaaagtgatgttTGACTAATACATGCTTTGAGGAAATTACTGCATCTTGATAAAGATGCACGGATCATCTGACAAAGACCTCTTTGTCAGAATATCTGTGGCAGCAGGTGGTTTCAGAGCAGATGGTAAAAGACGGCTTCTGGATTACTCCTGGAGAGTCAGAGTATCAGTGCAACAGCGTGTTGG from Archocentrus centrarchus isolate MPI-CPG fArcCen1 chromosome 20, fArcCen1, whole genome shotgun sequence encodes the following:
- the dipk2ab gene encoding LOW QUALITY PROTEIN: divergent protein kinase domain 2Ab (The sequence of the model RefSeq protein was modified relative to this genomic sequence to represent the inferred CDS: inserted 2 bases in 2 codons), whose protein sequence is MLRFLPLKLGRLYRCLKLLLVVGLFVILLMNTHNLFASFQKNELTDRRFINLNKCPACFGTSWCRKFMNGQVSFETWGRLRFLDVFNVKNVYFAQYGEPREGTRRVVLKRLGSNQELAEIDQKICKRATGRPRCDLIQAMYKTEFARINGDVRLLTPDVVEGWSDLVHCPSQRLLDRVVRRYAETKDSGSFLLKNLKDTERMQLLMTLAFNPEPLVLQSFPSDEGWPFAKYLGACGRVVAVNYVGEDLWRFYNAPWEKRVDLARQLMDIAEQLTNNDXEFALYLLDVSFDXFAVGPRDGKVIIVDAENVLVADKRLIKQNKPENYDVWYESRFEECDREACLSFSKDSLCSRVTVDHNYYAICQNLLSRYATWRGTTGGLLHDPPAHIAKDGQLKALLDECTKPKKRYGRFQAAKELREYLTQLAAASSSAMAR